A region of Leptidea sinapis chromosome 4, ilLepSina1.1, whole genome shotgun sequence DNA encodes the following proteins:
- the LOC126979715 gene encoding transcription factor EC isoform X3, giving the protein MREHAQEQLRRESLQAQQSSQSKENGEEKKKSPPADMPRITPHVELPPQVLQVRTVLENPTRYHVIQKQKSQVRQYLSESFTPQDQMSPNGRAPVHSAPELGTRTQSPDRASSSGLMSPGICSGNSEADEFLEDILSLDSGAGPLSSSEPASAASSVAGDCALLSDADMHALAKDRQKKDNHNMIERRRRFNINDRIKELGTLLPKTNDPFYEVIRDVRPNKGTILKSSVDYIKCLRDEVNRLKQSEQRRKQIELHNRKLMLRIQELERLARVHGLPVSSDGWSSPHADDSGVETTASEPYASPARTTHHSTNQPMSVNGWSSPRSTDSGVKSNAEPYASPARTHTETIVPKAEPPMMDVSEPAPDLMRGGTGQGQDTLSPLDALDGLKLGSCSPLSRSEPLSLGCLEPDLCLEPLAEHLFDHKHVKMRLSPSPGLLSGEDSDAVLNLAQIEDLMDDDSHNPVTQGDPMLCSSPTSQLGLSSAVTDAADRAMLHIDLSHVHTDSSSLLESTLGVGVGLGDSGLPLLLGHHHAPHHSNSHTHHCFDMDLGA; this is encoded by the exons GTCCGAACAGTGCTGGAGAACCCCACCAGGTATCACGTGATCCAGAAACAGAAGAGTCAAGTCAGGCAGTACCTTAGTGAATCTTTTACGCCGCAAGACCAG ATGTCGCCCAATGGTCGCGCCCCCGTGCATAGCGCCCCGGAGCTGGGCACACGGACACAGTCTCCGGACCGGGCGTCCTCGTCTGGTCTGATGAGTCCCGGCATATGCTCGGGCAACTCCGAG GCAGATGAGTTCCTGGAGGACATTCTGTCCTTAGACAGCGGGGCTGGTCCCCTGTCCTCATCAGAACCGGCTTCCGCGGCCAGTTCCGTAGCCGGAGACTGCGCCCTGCTATCCGACGCTGACATGCACGCTCTAGCCAAAGACAGACAGAAgaaagataatcataatatga TCGAACGTCGGCGTCGCTTCAATATCAATGACAGGATAAAGGAGCTCGGGACTCTTCTACCGAAGACCAACGATCCCTTCTACGAGGTGATAAGAGATGTCAGACCGAACAAGGGCACTATACTCAAGAGTAGCGTGGACTACATCAAGTGCTTGCGGGACGAGGTGAACAGGCTCAAACAGAGCGAACAGAGGAGGAAGCAGATAGAGTTACATAATAGAAAGTTGATGTTAAGAATACAG GAATTAGAGCGACTAGCGCGTGTGCACGGGCTGCCAGTGTCAAGCGATGGCTGGTCGTCACCGCACGCGGACGACTCCGGTGTGGAAACGACCGCCTCGGAGCCCTACGCGTCGCCCGCGCGGACTACACAT CATAGTACAAACCAACCAATGAGTGTGAACGGCTGGTCGTCTCCGAGATCAACGGACTCTGGGGTCAAAAGTAACGCGGAACCGTACGCCTCGCCTGCCAGGACACACACG GAGACAATAGTACCTAAAGCAGAGCCTCCCATGATGGACGTCAGCGAACCGGCACCGGACCTGATGCGGGGCGGAACGGGGCAGGGACAGGACACGTTATCACCGCTTGATGCATTAG ACGGCCTGAAGCTGGGCTCGTGCTCGCCGCTGAGCCGCTCGGAGCCGCTGTCGCTGGGCTGTCTGGAGCCGGACCTGTGTCTCGAGCCGCTCGCCGAGCATCTGTTCGACCACAAACACGTCAAG ATGCGACTGTCTCCGAGCCCGGGTCTGCTCAGCGGTGAAGACAGCGACGCAGTACTCAACCTGGCACAAATAGAAGATCTTATGGATGATGACTCGCACAATCCTGTCACTCAAG GTGATCCGATGCTGTGCTCGTCGCCCACATCCCAACTGGGGCTCAGTTCTGCGGTGACGGACGCGGCAGACCGAGCCATGCTGCATATAGACCTCTCACACGTGCACACAG ACTCATCGTCTCTCCTAGAGTCTACATTGGGTGTGGGCGTGGGATTAGGTGACAGTGGACTGCCACTATTGCTGGGCCATCACCACGCTCCACACCATTCCAACTCAcatacacatcactgcttcgaCATGGATCTAGGCGCCTAG